A genomic segment from Panulirus ornatus isolate Po-2019 chromosome 20, ASM3632096v1, whole genome shotgun sequence encodes:
- the LOC139755717 gene encoding ionotropic receptor 93a-like: MASARPLIKVAAEEEVDFALGPFSVTPDRKSVSDFSEPVHVDNQALLMIRPGLKSDVAGFIKPFTTDVCQNPIKHLSDYLEKTKDHEDVVLNTLSSDVLLERLSLRPCSLPTGSHWLPRKDGGRVLVVTWLLASLVFMSSYSGILTAKLTLPRITIPIDSLDDLVEQSDLPWRLNSGSHSESVLQESGDPIREKLVKGMAGTFKNCWRSREAIIRGEFAVICHEISIKIMSWDFSTSGECHLYIGRKRVYTNFMLTLAFKKNSTVLPKVNRIIRRLMWSGILDHWLESQFTNTSHCLRPPGSGRREGVSPLNFQAIAGTLFFLLGGPNEVNGILNIQERELKESFKDLGGSSNENDWEIKGLDQFYTLGDGLHQDMHLR; encoded by the exons ATGGCCTCCGCCAGACCCCTCATCAAGGTAGCTGCTGAAGAA GAAGTTGACTTTGCCCTGGGTCCCTTCTCAGTGACTCCTGACAGGAAGTCGGTGAGTGATTTCTCAGAGCCTGTACACGTCGACAACCAGGCGTTGCTCATGATTCGACCAGGCCTGAAAAGTGACGTCGCCGGCTTCATCAAGCCATTCACAACAGATGTATGTCAGAATCCAATCAA GCACTTGAGTGACTACCTGGAAAAGACGAAGGATCACGAAGACGTGGTTCTCAACACCCTTAGTTCTGATGTCCTTCTCGAGAGATTATCCTTGCGACCTTGTTCTTTACCCACAGGTTCTCACTGGCTGCCTAGGAAGGACGGAGGCCGCGTCCTAGTGGTCACGTGGCTCCTGGCGTCCCTAGTGTTCATGTCCTCCTACAGTGGTATCCTCACAGCCAAGTTAACGCTTCCTCGTATCACCATCCCCATCGACTCCCTGGATGACCTCGTTGAACAATCGGATCTTCCATGGCGTCTCAACTCTGGATCACATAGTGAGTCAGTCCTGCAG GAGTCCGGTGACCCGATACGGGAGAAATTGGTGAAGGGAATGGCCGGCACCTTCAAAAACTGCTGGCGGTCGCGAGAAGCTATCATCAGAGGGGAGTTCGCTGTCATCTGCCATGAAATCAGCATTAAGATCATGTCTTGGGATTTCAG TACTAGCGGGGAGTGTCATCTATATATTGGCAGGAAAAGGGTTTACACCAACTTTATGTTGACACTGGCTTTCAAGAAAAACTCGACCGTTCTTCCCAAAGTTAATAGAAT CATCCGAAGGCTTATGTGGTCAGGCATCCTGGATCATTGGCTGGAGTCTCAGTTCACCAACACTTCACATTGTCTCCGGCCCCCTGGCAGTGGCCGTCGGGAAGGTGTTTCTCCCCTTAATTTCCAAGCAATCGCTGGTACACTCTTCTTCCTCTTGGGAG GCCCGAATGAAGTAAATGGCATTTTAAACATTCAAGAAAGAGAGCTGAAGGAATCTTTCAAAGACCTTGGAGGTAGCAGCAATGAGAATGATTGGGAGATAAAAGGATTAGATCAGTTCTACACTCTAGGGGATGGCCTTCACCAAGATATGCATCTAAGATGA